The genomic interval AGTGGTACGCGTCGCGTCAGGGCAGGGGTTCTGGGGCGACTGGCTCGAGGCGCCCCGACGGCAGGTCGAAGGCGGCGACGTCGATTACCTGATGCTCGACTACCTCGCCGAAGTCACGATGAGCATTCTGCAAAAGCAGAAGGAGCGCGATCCCAACCTGGGGTACGCGCGCGATTTCGTCGGCGCCATCGAGAGCGTGTTGCCGGCGGTCGCCGAGCGCGGCGTGCGGGTGATCGCGAACGCGGGCGGGGTGAATCCGCCGGGATGCGCTGCCGCCATCCGAGCGGTCGCGCAGAAGCGCGGCGTCTCCGAGAAAGTCCGCATCGGCGTCGTCACTGGCGATGATCTGCTGCCGCGACTGGACGAGCTGATCGCGCAGGGGCACGCGCTCGCGAACATGGAAACCGGCGAACCATTGTCCACCGTGCGCGATCGCGTGCTGTCGGCCAACGCCTACATCGGCTCGACGCCCATCATCGAAGCGCTCGCGAAGGATGCGAA from Gemmatimonadaceae bacterium carries:
- a CDS encoding acyclic terpene utilization AtuA family protein; translated protein: MTEQRVVRVASGQGFWGDWLEAPRRQVEGGDVDYLMLDYLAEVTMSILQKQKERDPNLGYARDFVGAIESVLPAVAERGVRVIANAGGVNPPGCAAAIRAVAQKRGVSEKVRIGVVTGDDLLPRLDELIAQGHALANMETGEPLSTVRDRVLSANAYIGSTPIIEALAKDANIVITGRSTDTALTMAPLRHEFAWGSEDWDKLAAGIVAGHIIECGAQCSGGNCLVDWQNIPDLANVG